The Plasmodium knowlesi strain H genome assembly, chromosome: 12 sequence CTAGTCGGGCGccagaaaattaaaaaaaataattctagTACCCATGAACCTATTTTACTGTACATTtgtattttcccccttgaaGAACACAATGCAGATATAATAATAACGTGGAATGTGCCAAAAGAGGATATGGATATTCAACCCGAGTTGGAAACTTTTAACGAAATGATGCAATCCTTTAGAATATTGGATTACACTTTATTCGTCTGATCCATCCCTCCTTCTGCGAACTGTACATTGCGTAGTACATACTAAAGACATCCCATTCGATGTGCCCTTCTTTACGTGTTCTTTATGGAGTCGCCTAGAAAATGCCCCCTTTGCTCTGTAGAGGCTTCGTACACTTGCAGCTGTGGCAGATATATGATGGACCTCAGCGGGGTCTCCATTTGGTACTCCCTTACTGTGCCCCCCTACTTCGTGTCCTTTATATTTCCAAACAAACTGAGTGACCAGATTATGCCATTCAGTTTGCCCCCCGTGCGCCACTACACCCACTCAGACGAGCAAACAATTGCATTCATTTTAAtatagaattttttttttttttttacagattttttttttcttttccgctGCTTTTGCGTTATTCTTAGTttgataaaatatattcaaatATTTCAAAAGGGTATGAAACGTAAAAGTGTGGAGAAGTAGGACGAAAGGAGGCGAGGTTGAAggataaaaggagaaaggtaCATAATATGCAGAAAGTAAAAGGCACGGTGGGTTAtgttaaccttttttttttttttttttttttttttcttctatgcAGTGCTGTATAAAGGAAGGATGTAAATATACACGTGGGGAAGGATAACTCTGATGGGGGTATAAATTTCCATACAGAGGGTGGGAGGGTTTAACTATATGCATTTGAGTTACACACTGGCTATACACACTGGGTGCCTGCTCCTTAACGCTCTGCCTTTGCGCATGCGGGGCACCTCCTCTTTTTACAACGTACACTGCTCGCACAGAAGCATCCTCCTATCATGACAttcttaataaaaaaaaaaaaaaaaaaaaggggagaggaaatgcacatggagaaaaatgcgAGCTGGGCAACCTTCCCTAAACGGTTCAGACAAACCGGCTAATCTGCTCCAAAACGCTGAGCAGAGCCGAGTCCACAAAAAAGAGCTGCGCCCAAACCATGATGCGCGCAAATGATTGACTCgctctgcaaaaaaaaaaaaaaagggttattCGATCCGGTGCGCACCCCTGCACAGGGTGTATATCCCTGTGGAGGGCCTAAAAGAGCGACGTGGCCTTCTCCTGCTCCTTGACTAACATTTCGTAAAATTGATATATGATCGTTACAGCGAGTAGAATACCCGTACCACTACCCAAGGCCCCAAGGAAATCGGCCAGAATTGTCAAGGCTCCAATGCACATGCCTCCGAAGGCTGCGGCGGTAGGGATATATCTGTTGAAAACTCTGGTTAGGGATGTAGGTGTATCTCTATATCCTCTCATACCAATTTGCTGATCTCGTAATTGTTTCGCAACATCTTTAGCTGAGCTACCTGACACTTCAATCCACGTCTtcgaaaaaaaggcacatgcCACAAGGACAAAGGAAATGTATACCAGGGTGTGGAATGGGTCATTTGTAATATCAGCAAAAGAGTTCGGAGGAGAGATGTAGTAAGCAATTCCACCAATCGGGATGGAGGTACCACTAGATTCAACTTCTTGCCATTGTCCCAAAATATTCACCAAAATGCTATTCTTGAATCGTTTGTATAATATTTGtgagaagaaatataaattGGATACTAATGCGGTCTGCAAAATAATGGGGATATTGCTCGTGTAAAATAGCTTTATCGGATATGTCCCCTGTTGTCCCCGTACGCTTTGATACTTAACAGATAAGTCCACTCTAAATCCTTGGAGGTAGATAACAATGAGAAAAACCAAAATGGTGGCTAACAGGTTGGTCACATTTGGTGCATGGGTTCTATAGAAAGCTTTCTTCAAGGCAGATATTTTATTCGATTCAGTAAAAAGACAATAAACTAGGGAAATAATTGCCCCTTCAAATTCGATTCCTTTATCTGTGTTAATGGTGGTTGGGCTAAAAGATTTCCACATAATAGTTTCACAAATATTCGTTGCTATAAACAGTGAAATACCTGAACCTAATCCGTAACCCTTCTGTAATAATTCATCCAACAGGATGACCACAACTCctgcaaaaaataattgaagtataataataatggcGTGTCCAGTTCCTATTTCTGATATATTTCCATAAATCCCGCTAACCACATAGGCGATGGCTTCCCCTAAGGTTATTAACAATCCCAGTAACTTCTGTGCTCCTTGAAAAAGGGTTCTATCTTCCTTTAAACTCTGATCTACATCTATTATTTTGGAACCTGCCAATAGCTGCATTACCATACCACTTGTTACTATAGGGGATATTCCCAACTCCATTAATGTCCCTCTGTTCGAAGCCAATATCACACGCATCCAATAAAACGGATCACTTAATTTACTCGTTACGATACCGTACAACGGTATTTGGCAACATATGAGAAAGACAAACAAAGACACAGCTGTCCATAGTAGCTTCTCCTTGAATGGCAACTTCCTGTCTGGCGACTGCACCTCCGGCAGTAAGAACATAACCGGCTTGATTAAATTGAGGAATCTCACTGAATGGgggaaagaggaggagggtCACAATTGATACATCAGTTGTCCATGTAAAATGCGTGGACGGATATATGCAACGCCCAATTCGGGTAACACTATGGCCTTCGTGAATGCTCCgacaaatacatatatggcAACATATATGAATGCACACATGCAATGGTCCCAACAGTATATCCCTCCGGGGGTGCATCCCTCTGGACGGGTCTCTAACTAAAAAAACCCTCACATGAACAGACAACACTTTGAAGCCCGTCCATGTCCTTCGACCAAATGAATTGGCAGTTGCTACATCTTACGCACAGTGCACACAACGCTAGAACACCCCACTCtcacatatttacatattcACATGGGAagcatttttctatttttctccctcttacccatttttccttatttagttttcttcttcgcaaATCTGCTTCATAttgggggtaaaaaaaaaaaataataaaaataataaaataaataaattatacTTGTTCGCGCAAGATACATAGGTTATACATGTTCCGGATGGGAACACGTAGCACGCGCAATCAAAATGGTGATGACCCTTTCGCACTGCTCATGCTGTTGTGTATGTACTTGTTTTGCAATTCTTTAGAGCAGGAACTTTTTCACTTCCCCTTCTGCGTTTCTTTCAGGCCGTTTtaacctttttccttttttgtttttaactTACCCCTATTCGCTACACaaggttatttatttttttttttttagatcCTTGCCCTTCTACTCCTTCCTCCTCACTACGCGTTAACATAAATGTGGGGCAACTTTCCGCAAATTAAATAGTTTATCtaggcaaaaaaaagtacagctTTTGTTAACGGTATGTAAAGATGTCGAGAGAAGAGGATAAGGTCGAGCGAACGTACGTACacgtaaaaaatggagaaaacaaaaaaccaAGTTAATaagcaaaaataagaaaaggtAGCTTGGGAATTATGACACATTCACTATATCATGTATTATTAGTATGCATATTGTATGAAGAATTCTGTAAGCAGCTTCTCTTTGGATTAGCACATACTTCCTCGTATGCCCTTAAATAAGCAAATCGTAATTAGCTATTTGggaaacaaataaaaatatcattatcaaacaaaaaaaaaaaaaaaaagcaaaaaagaggaaaaaagaaaaaaacagaaaaaaaaaaaaaggaagcaaaaatAGTGTtgaatatacatgtatgctaATAATATACAATTTGGAAATTACATTAAATGTGAGTTGCGaacttatatttttcttaataatcttttttttttttttttttttttttttttatttgtacgAACAGTCAAATCCATACGTGCTGGGTTATACTATGTTATAcgaatatacatatgtaataCACGCTTTgacgtttttatttttatttttgttaaaccCGTAATGTGCTTTCAGCAACTGTGCGTTATTCGTGACTAAACTGGTTATCCTAAGGATTGTTTTCACGATCACGCATaggaaagtttttttttttttttttttctgttcttttaaATCGTAACAAAATGACTCATTTAGAGTATTTACATGAGCACATAATTACGAGCGTATACACTAGTATGAAAAGCGTTGAAACACGTGGTTGACACAGTATattgatttttcttttttgtactttttaaaaCACCCATGTAGTGGAAACCTTTTTGATGCTTCGCAGCTTAAGCATACGAGGAAAAGATGAActgggaaaaaatatcaaattATAagattcttcttttctgtgCTCTCCCTAAAATTCCAATTTGGGCGCACGTTTTTCATGTGTTATGAACGCCAAGTcactgttctttttctttttttttttttttttttttgttttccctttttgttgaAATGTAACCCTCGCGAGGTGTTTCACGGGATATCATTTCCTTCGGTTGGGGCACGTACATTTCACGTTGTGACTGCGTTTCGCCACAAAGTGGAACGTAAAAGGCAATCCAAAGCAAGAAAGAGAAACGAAACGAAACCAAGCCAAATACACGTTAAACGTGGCTCTACTCGTCAGGAGTTTCATATAGTGTGTCCAGTTTCCTCTGCCCTTCCCCCCGTTCCAATAAGGAGTTACAATGGCTTATTCATACAAATGGTTAAAATAActgatgaaaaggaaaaaatgaaacgagcggcaaatttttacaacatgGCCTCTTTCATCTATTTAATCACATGCTCTGCTACGTTAAACATGTAGAGAAAAGAAACACACTTGAAATTTCGCACCACCTGGGGatgattttctttttttctttctttgcaTACACCATTTTCAagtatgtaaaaaattatatgacATGTTTATGCGCCacaatttttatgtgtacagAAGGGAAACATTTCCCCAAATTGCTAATTCTTCAAACATGGTAAGAAACCAGTTAATCGTTTAAGTGCGGCATAATTTATGTGTTCCCTCCTATGTTCtccgaaaaaagaaaaaaaaaaaaaaaaaaaatcccccaTACATTGCACACAATTTCCAGCGGGTTAAAAGGGTTGTAGCATTTTCATAGTTTGGTAAAATAAAGTGCAAAGATGCTCTGTTAGGAAGGTGCCGCCCTGCGCTAAAAGACGAATCACATTCTTTTGTCTATCTCCTATTGCATTGTGTAGGATTTCTATAAGTACACCTTCTACAACTACACCATTCATATAAGTAGgtttaaagaaataaaacattGATTGGCGAAAACAGTTGCGCATTGGTTAAAAGGCGCACAACTGCTTATTGCCCGCtaagaattacaaaaatgggtGAATAAAAATACACGTAACATATCAATCATGCTAAGGATAAATACGTCTAAATGTTCATCCAGTGTGCACGAAGaacattaaaattttaacaaaaatgtggTAGTATATACTTCATTTCcctcttttcattcttcgtCAAACAAAGCAGACAAAGTCACTCACATAAGTGAATGCATGTTTGCTAAGGATACAAAACAAGCATAGAAGAATTACCACCCTTTTGCTTTCCTCTCTGAGTGCGCTTTTATATAAACGGGCGGAAATGTAAGCGCACAACAGTTGCGTATAGGCCACCCCTAAATGGTCAGCACGCGGTAAAATTACTGTAACAGTGAAAAAccaatgtaaaaaaaaaaaaaaaaaacctccttctcttttcttgcAACCGCCTTGCTCAATTCATGCTTTTaattcgttttattttttccgt is a genomic window containing:
- a CDS encoding protein transport protein SEC61 subunit alpha, putative, producing MVRFLNLIKPVMFLLPEVQSPDRKLPFKEKLLWTAVSLFVFLICCQIPLYGIVTSKLSDPFYWMRVILASNRGTLMELGISPIVTSGMVMQLLAGSKIIDVDQSLKEDRTLFQGAQKLLGLLITLGEAIAYVVSGIYGNISEIGTGHAIIIILQLFFAGVVVILLDELLQKGYGLGSGISLFIATNICETIMWKSFSPTTINTDKGIEFEGAIISLVYCLFTESNKISALKKAFYRTHAPNVTNLLATILVFLIVIYLQGFRVDLSVKYQSVRGQQGTYPIKLFYTSNIPIILQTALVSNLYFFSQILYKRFKNSILVNILGQWQEVESSGTSIPIGGIAYYISPPNSFADITNDPFHTLVYISFVLVACAFFSKTWIEVSGSSAKDVAKQLRDQQIGMRGYRDTPTSLTRVFNRYIPTAAAFGGMCIGALTILADFLGALGSGTGILLAVTIIYQFYEMLVKEQEKATSLF